A portion of the Rubritalea squalenifaciens DSM 18772 genome contains these proteins:
- a CDS encoding terminase small subunit — protein sequence MGGVNVRQARFVELYLSGMAAGRAYEEAGYESRGEAAVSAASKLLKQEKVMEHLQRLRREQEKDGYLTRQEIRRIRHEMVNDPDVSDSVKRGLLVDEARMMGYNEPEEVDVDLGLADLIGKMRLGSPRGDY from the coding sequence ATGGGAGGTGTGAATGTGCGGCAGGCGCGGTTTGTGGAGCTTTATCTTTCTGGGATGGCGGCCGGGCGTGCTTATGAGGAGGCGGGCTATGAGTCCCGGGGTGAGGCGGCGGTGAGTGCGGCCAGCAAACTATTGAAACAGGAGAAGGTGATGGAGCATTTGCAGCGGCTGCGCAGGGAGCAGGAGAAGGACGGCTATCTCACGCGGCAGGAGATCCGCAGGATCCGCCACGAGATGGTGAATGACCCGGATGTTTCCGACTCGGTGAAGCGCGGTCTGTTAGTGGATGAGGCTCGGATGATGGGCTACAACGAACCGGAGGAGGTGGACGTGGATCTCGGCCTCGCAGACTTGATCGGCAAGATGAGGTTGGGGAGCCCGAGGGGCGATTACTGA